One genomic segment of Chitinophaga sancti includes these proteins:
- a CDS encoding ABC transporter permease — MESGFLLLTAGRNVQASDSMREFIINESAAKALGFAHPEDAIGKVAESGMSDDASPICPIVGVVADFHAQSLHEAIKPAFFTASKLFAINLSVKLHSANFSQITAAYNKVYPNEEFEYKFFDYTIAGFYAKEQKTAAILNTATTMAILISCMGLLWLAAFSIRQRTKEIGLRKILGASVGNIVLLLTKNFIALVIISIVIAAPLAWYAMDLWLADFAYRVDI, encoded by the coding sequence ATGGAAAGCGGTTTCCTGCTGCTGACAGCCGGCAGGAATGTACAGGCATCTGATAGTATGAGAGAGTTTATCATCAATGAAAGTGCGGCGAAGGCATTGGGGTTTGCCCATCCGGAAGATGCGATTGGAAAGGTTGCGGAAAGCGGCATGAGTGACGACGCCTCTCCTATCTGCCCGATTGTAGGTGTGGTAGCTGATTTTCATGCGCAGTCATTGCATGAAGCAATCAAGCCTGCATTTTTTACAGCATCTAAATTGTTCGCGATCAACCTGAGTGTAAAATTACATAGCGCAAATTTCTCTCAGATCACAGCGGCTTATAATAAGGTATATCCGAATGAGGAGTTTGAATATAAATTCTTTGACTATACGATAGCGGGGTTCTATGCCAAGGAGCAAAAGACGGCGGCGATATTAAATACAGCGACTACAATGGCGATATTGATTTCCTGTATGGGGTTGTTATGGTTGGCAGCATTTAGCATCCGGCAACGTACCAAGGAGATTGGTTTGCGCAAGATATTAGGTGCCAGTGTGGGGAATATTGTGCTATTACTGACTAAGAACTTTATTGCTTTAGTAATAATCTCTATTGTAATTGCGGCACCGCTTGCGTGGTATGCCATGGATCTGTGGCTTGCGGATTTTGCTTACAGGGTGGATATATGA
- a CDS encoding phage tail protein has translation MNIKNATTVSNGLPIGAIATFGGDLSNRDQLQALEKEGWLLCDGSSFPTKEYPELYAAIGNAHGGDESYFNIPDLIGRFLRGTLHKARGTDPDAKNRVAAAPGGATGNHTGSLQKTATGLPASLWSLSITGAHNHTCGRLTANMHRAWSGSRQEMARGNQTIATEPGGAHFHTLTGFDNATLPINVALYFVIKCRAPQVPAGILPAGTITAFGGPLPHIPAEWLYCDGKPYAYTDHPVLSETILGNFGGDGLKIINVPDLRGYFLRGTSHLTNRDPDADTRHALHKGGNTGDNIGSVEYYATASPPGITTTTAGAHSHQVESVPVSTQTAAKGATGFNAYNCIAWTDDTEQTNTAGEHLHTIQGGDQETRPENIYADFLIAAADIVGAAPPIGTIMPFGGDITDRDVQIKLQAAGWFPCDGSSLRRHTYRELFDIIGTHFGAAPLTFALPDLRGYFVTGAGKLKVGTIQVISTTGSPANPIITTTNGKHTHAIYRVPAERHAIDPSDGYELASFNAEESETSNDGDHSHLVAGGDRESRPINVNVDYIIRFK, from the coding sequence ATGAATATTAAAAATGCCACAACTGTATCCAATGGACTCCCTATAGGTGCGATCGCCACCTTTGGCGGAGACCTCTCAAACAGGGATCAGTTACAGGCATTGGAAAAAGAAGGTTGGTTACTGTGCGATGGTAGTTCATTCCCTACCAAAGAATATCCGGAACTCTACGCCGCCATTGGCAATGCCCACGGTGGAGACGAATCATATTTCAACATTCCTGATCTGATCGGACGTTTTCTGAGAGGGACATTACATAAGGCCAGGGGTACAGACCCGGACGCCAAAAACCGGGTTGCAGCCGCACCCGGGGGCGCTACGGGCAACCATACCGGCTCTTTGCAAAAGACTGCCACCGGTCTGCCTGCATCACTCTGGTCCCTCTCCATCACCGGTGCCCATAACCATACCTGCGGCAGGCTTACTGCCAATATGCACAGGGCATGGAGCGGCTCCCGGCAAGAAATGGCCAGAGGAAATCAAACAATTGCCACAGAACCGGGGGGCGCACACTTTCACACACTCACAGGATTTGACAATGCGACCCTTCCTATTAACGTGGCTTTATATTTCGTCATAAAATGCCGTGCACCACAAGTGCCTGCCGGCATCTTACCGGCAGGCACTATTACCGCCTTCGGAGGCCCACTGCCTCACATACCGGCAGAATGGCTCTATTGCGATGGCAAACCTTATGCATATACGGATCACCCTGTCCTGTCAGAAACGATCCTGGGCAACTTTGGCGGAGATGGTCTTAAAATTATTAATGTCCCGGACTTAAGGGGATATTTTCTCAGAGGTACTAGTCACTTAACTAACAGGGACCCGGATGCGGATACCCGCCATGCCCTTCACAAAGGGGGAAACACGGGCGACAACATCGGCTCAGTGGAGTATTATGCCACCGCATCTCCTCCCGGCATTACCACCACTACAGCCGGTGCACACAGTCACCAGGTTGAAAGTGTGCCCGTGTCTACCCAAACTGCGGCCAAAGGCGCCACAGGATTCAATGCCTACAACTGTATCGCATGGACGGACGATACCGAACAAACAAACACTGCCGGAGAACATCTGCACACCATCCAGGGCGGCGACCAGGAAACAAGGCCTGAAAACATCTACGCCGATTTCCTCATTGCTGCAGCAGACATCGTGGGCGCAGCGCCTCCAATAGGCACCATCATGCCATTTGGTGGTGACATAACGGACAGGGACGTACAAATAAAACTGCAGGCAGCAGGCTGGTTTCCCTGCGATGGCAGTTCCCTGCGCAGGCATACATACCGCGAACTGTTTGACATAATCGGTACACACTTCGGTGCGGCACCACTCACATTTGCCCTGCCCGATCTGCGCGGTTATTTTGTAACAGGAGCAGGCAAACTAAAAGTTGGCACCATACAGGTGATCTCTACTACTGGCTCACCAGCCAATCCGATTATCACCACCACCAATGGAAAGCATACACATGCCATCTACCGTGTGCCCGCCGAAAGGCATGCGATAGATCCTTCAGATGGTTATGAACTGGCATCCTTCAATGCAGAAGAAAGTGAGACTTCAAATGATGGCGATCACTCTCACCTGGTAGCAGGCGGCGACCGGGAGTCAAGACCAATCAATGTAAATGTAGATTACATCATCCGATTTAAATAG
- a CDS encoding type IX secretion system membrane protein PorP/SprF — translation MMKRGFILLLCMALGKSTFAQQEAQFSQYMFNGIYINPAYAGYKEELYLHAFYRAQWTGIEGAPRSFSVSADNIANDGNVGWGIQAVADKLGAQTNQTLYASYAYRIRMNEDGTSRLSFGISGGLVNLAVNTSLLTTTNPEDDMPVGTLTTTVPDARAGVFYADDNFYAGVSVDNLVAPHINKSKYVYIATPRPHYYVTAGALFKLNDQLSLKPSFLLKDDRGGPTSLDVNAFLLITDKLWLGGSYRTSVSLYDKAYLQKTLTTRDAAVAAIEIFPMPTLRIGYAYDFSIGPLQSYSNGSHEISIGFTIPTNKDHVNLRKLGISCPKVF, via the coding sequence ATGATGAAAAGAGGTTTTATATTGTTGCTATGTATGGCGTTGGGCAAATCGACATTTGCCCAACAAGAAGCGCAGTTCAGTCAATATATGTTTAACGGCATCTACATCAACCCGGCGTATGCAGGCTATAAAGAGGAATTATACCTGCATGCGTTCTATCGGGCACAGTGGACTGGAATAGAAGGAGCTCCCCGGAGCTTCTCTGTTTCTGCCGATAATATTGCCAACGACGGAAATGTAGGCTGGGGCATCCAGGCGGTCGCCGACAAACTCGGTGCACAGACCAACCAAACCCTCTATGCCAGTTATGCCTACCGCATACGCATGAATGAAGACGGTACTTCCCGTTTGTCTTTCGGCATTAGCGGTGGCCTGGTGAACCTCGCAGTGAACACGTCTTTGCTTACCACCACCAATCCTGAAGACGATATGCCTGTCGGTACTTTGACGACCACCGTTCCCGATGCCAGGGCGGGTGTATTTTATGCAGATGATAATTTCTATGCCGGCGTTTCTGTAGACAACCTCGTTGCACCGCATATCAACAAGTCTAAATATGTATATATCGCTACACCACGTCCACATTATTATGTCACCGCCGGTGCTTTGTTCAAACTGAATGACCAGCTTTCTCTCAAACCTTCTTTCTTATTGAAAGACGACAGGGGAGGACCCACCAGTTTGGATGTCAACGCTTTTCTGCTGATTACAGATAAACTCTGGCTGGGAGGGTCTTACAGAACCAGTGTCTCCCTATACGATAAAGCCTATCTGCAAAAGACGCTGACCACCAGGGACGCCGCCGTTGCTGCGATTGAAATATTCCCGATGCCGACCCTCCGTATCGGTTATGCCTATGACTTTTCCATTGGCCCTTTACAGAGCTATAGCAACGGATCTCATGAAATATCCATTGGATTTACCATTCCTACAAACAAGGATCATGTAAATTTGCGTAAATTGGGTATCTCATGCCCCAAAGTATTTTAA
- a CDS encoding putative 2-dehydropantoate 2-reductase, giving the protein MKYAIVGTGAIGGFYGAMLANAGEEVHFLLNSDYATVKEDGLHLISEVFSDIHLDKVNAYQQAADMPVCDVILVCLKTTSNESMLPSLVKPLLHDKSVMILIQNGLGVEADVATMFPGVGIAGATALISVNKVSPGQMHHLDYGDIEIGNYNIQDTGIIDQVVDAFDKTGLIAKKAADLNTLRWKKLVWNITFNGMSVVLNTTANKLLADKATYELSKEIMHEVINGANACGAQLPETMVYDMLQFTIAMRPYAPSMKLDFDNKRPLELKYIYENPLAMAKAAGYYMSKVDMLLRQLLFLSKY; this is encoded by the coding sequence ATGAAATATGCGATAGTAGGAACCGGTGCCATCGGAGGATTTTATGGTGCCATGTTAGCCAATGCCGGCGAGGAAGTACACTTTTTATTAAACAGTGACTATGCAACAGTAAAGGAAGACGGACTCCACCTCATATCTGAAGTATTCAGCGATATTCATTTAGACAAGGTAAACGCATATCAACAGGCGGCAGACATGCCCGTTTGCGATGTGATATTGGTGTGTTTAAAGACTACCAGTAATGAAAGCATGCTGCCCTCATTGGTAAAGCCCTTATTACATGACAAGTCGGTTATGATCCTGATACAAAATGGCCTCGGTGTGGAAGCCGATGTAGCCACCATGTTCCCGGGTGTAGGCATAGCAGGTGCTACGGCGTTGATTTCAGTGAATAAGGTCAGCCCCGGACAAATGCATCACCTCGACTATGGAGATATCGAAATTGGCAATTATAATATACAGGATACAGGTATTATTGACCAGGTGGTAGATGCATTTGATAAAACAGGATTGATTGCAAAAAAGGCAGCGGACCTGAATACATTGCGCTGGAAGAAGCTGGTATGGAACATCACCTTCAATGGAATGTCAGTAGTTTTGAATACTACAGCCAACAAGCTGCTGGCAGATAAGGCTACTTACGAATTGTCTAAAGAGATCATGCATGAAGTAATTAATGGGGCAAATGCCTGCGGTGCGCAGTTGCCGGAAACAATGGTATATGATATGTTGCAGTTTACGATAGCGATGCGTCCTTATGCACCGAGTATGAAACTGGATTTTGACAATAAGCGCCCGCTTGAGTTGAAATACATTTATGAAAATCCGCTAGCAATGGCGAAAGCAGCAGGGTATTATATGTCTAAAGTAGATATGTTGCTGCGGCAGTTATTGTTTCTGAGTAAATATTAA
- a CDS encoding response regulator transcription factor, whose amino-acid sequence MAEKQTTIAIIDDHTLFRQGMISLLSEFPEISIVFDASNGEDMKTKLTKFPLPEVILMDISMPVMDGFESTRWLRENYPDVHVLALSMFEEEKPIIKMLKNGAGGYLLKESKMTDVVHAIRTISEQGFFINELVSFKLLRNIQGHLAGNNAPEKLSSNEIKFLELCCTEYTYKEIADQMNLSPHTIDNYRQDLFQRFGIKSRTGLVLFAIKNELITLK is encoded by the coding sequence ATGGCTGAAAAGCAAACCACGATTGCCATTATTGACGATCATACCTTGTTCCGTCAGGGGATGATAAGCCTGTTGTCTGAGTTTCCGGAAATCTCTATTGTATTTGATGCCTCTAATGGTGAGGATATGAAGACTAAGCTGACTAAATTTCCTTTGCCGGAGGTAATTTTGATGGATATCAGTATGCCTGTGATGGATGGGTTTGAGAGTACCCGATGGTTGCGGGAAAATTATCCGGATGTGCATGTGCTGGCGCTGAGCATGTTTGAAGAAGAGAAGCCGATCATTAAAATGCTGAAGAATGGTGCGGGTGGGTATTTGCTGAAGGAGTCGAAGATGACGGATGTGGTGCATGCGATCAGGACGATCAGTGAGCAGGGATTCTTTATAAATGAGCTGGTATCGTTTAAATTACTGCGGAATATTCAGGGACACCTGGCGGGGAATAACGCACCGGAGAAGCTGAGTAGTAATGAGATAAAGTTTTTAGAGTTGTGTTGTACAGAGTATACATATAAGGAAATTGCGGATCAGATGAATTTGAGTCCGCATACGATAGATAATTACAGGCAGGACCTGTTTCAACGGTTTGGGATTAAATCCAGAACTGGTTTGGTGTTGTTTGCGATTAAAAATGAGTTGATTACATTGAAGTAA
- a CDS encoding sensor histidine kinase — MQISSKEVLFLIGLTTIIFLIAPLFLIVYVNLYNRRKKKHAEEKESLKQAFDTELLKTQMEVQEQTLKTIGYDLHDNIGQLLGLTVMTLGSINVQDTEKAGEKVAAAEALAKRAVKELRALSRLLHGEELLNRGLVDAIAFELEYLERSDLFRISYTHPDTPLPPVADKATITFRLFQEILNNIVRHAQANEIVINLAFAGNVLTLSIQDNGNGFDVAEIMKQHKGMGLQNIQKRAGMIGGHTQIQSAPGAGTTIKITIPY, encoded by the coding sequence ATGCAGATTTCTTCAAAGGAAGTATTATTCCTCATCGGTCTCACAACCATAATTTTTCTGATTGCCCCCTTGTTCCTGATAGTATATGTGAACCTCTATAACCGACGGAAAAAGAAGCATGCGGAAGAAAAGGAAAGCCTGAAACAGGCATTTGACACCGAATTGTTGAAAACCCAAATGGAGGTCCAGGAGCAAACCCTGAAGACCATTGGTTACGACTTACATGACAATATCGGACAGTTGCTGGGCCTTACGGTAATGACCCTGGGTTCTATCAACGTACAAGATACAGAGAAGGCCGGCGAAAAGGTGGCCGCGGCGGAAGCACTTGCCAAAAGGGCGGTGAAAGAGCTGCGGGCACTATCCCGGTTATTGCATGGCGAAGAGCTCCTGAACAGGGGGCTGGTAGATGCTATTGCCTTTGAACTCGAGTACCTGGAACGATCGGACCTGTTTCGTATTTCCTATACACACCCTGATACTCCCCTCCCACCCGTTGCAGATAAAGCGACGATCACCTTCCGTCTATTCCAGGAGATCCTGAATAATATCGTGCGGCATGCACAAGCCAATGAAATTGTTATTAACTTAGCGTTTGCTGGTAATGTATTAACCTTGTCTATACAGGATAATGGTAATGGATTTGATGTGGCTGAAATCATGAAGCAGCACAAAGGCATGGGATTACAGAATATCCAGAAGCGGGCAGGCATGATTGGCGGGCATACCCAGATCCAATCAGCACCCGGTGCCGGCACTACGATTAAGATAACGATTCCTTACTAA